From Nitrospirota bacterium, a single genomic window includes:
- the rpsA gene encoding 30S ribosomal protein S1, with product MNSETAKNTSPDSPDTNIPNAPREESFAELLAQSSKQSVRFSPGQKLKTKIVSISGDLAFIDLADKSEGAIDLIEFKDKDGNIQAKAGDVIDAFFISVESGLRKFTTLVHGYSAVSLKSIRDAFEAEIPVQGEIKREVKGGFEVLVGDVRCFCPFSQIDLKGGREGGVYLGRTFPFKVLEFEENGRNIILSRRAILEKEKTEKIEKLRETLQVGAEVTGTVRSVMNFGAFVDLGGIDGLIPASELSWARNEKPSDILSLGQQVTAKVLSIDWEKNKLSLSLKAMEADPWTQIADTYKEGSRISGKIVRLAPFGAFVNLEPGIDGLIHISNLGAGRRINHPREVVETGQTVEVYVLAVDKESRKISLSINPKVEPQKIALPEVGETLEGRVEKIMPFGIFVKLKSGLTGLVPNNEMATSQGADHKKMFPEGSEMKVTVIEVDTDSNKVKLSRKAAMDMVVKQEYQEYLTESGQTTGSSSSFGTFGDLLKAKLEGKK from the coding sequence ATGAATTCCGAAACTGCAAAAAACACTTCACCTGATTCGCCGGATACGAATATCCCCAATGCTCCCCGGGAAGAGAGCTTTGCCGAACTGCTCGCACAGAGCAGCAAGCAGTCTGTCAGATTCTCACCAGGCCAGAAGCTGAAGACCAAGATCGTCAGCATATCCGGCGACCTGGCCTTTATTGACCTCGCCGATAAAAGCGAAGGGGCCATCGATCTTATTGAGTTCAAAGACAAGGATGGCAATATACAGGCAAAGGCAGGAGATGTGATTGACGCTTTTTTCATATCCGTTGAGAGCGGCCTGCGGAAGTTCACGACCCTGGTGCACGGGTACTCAGCGGTAAGCCTCAAGAGTATCCGCGACGCCTTTGAAGCTGAAATACCTGTACAAGGTGAGATTAAGCGCGAAGTAAAAGGCGGCTTTGAAGTTCTTGTCGGCGATGTGAGATGCTTCTGCCCCTTTTCGCAGATTGACCTCAAGGGTGGCAGAGAAGGCGGTGTTTATCTTGGCCGCACATTTCCGTTCAAAGTCCTTGAGTTCGAAGAAAATGGCAGGAACATCATCCTTTCGCGCCGTGCAATTCTCGAAAAAGAAAAAACTGAGAAAATTGAAAAACTCAGGGAAACCCTCCAGGTCGGCGCAGAGGTGACCGGCACGGTCCGTTCAGTCATGAATTTCGGGGCCTTCGTTGACCTCGGCGGCATTGACGGCCTTATCCCTGCAAGTGAGCTGTCCTGGGCAAGGAACGAAAAGCCTTCGGATATTCTATCCCTTGGCCAACAGGTTACCGCAAAGGTTCTCTCTATTGACTGGGAAAAGAATAAGTTGAGCCTGAGCCTCAAGGCAATGGAAGCAGATCCCTGGACACAGATTGCAGATACCTATAAGGAAGGAAGCCGAATCAGCGGGAAGATCGTCCGCCTTGCTCCGTTTGGCGCTTTCGTAAACCTTGAGCCTGGCATTGACGGACTTATTCATATTTCAAACCTCGGAGCAGGAAGAAGGATCAACCATCCCCGGGAAGTGGTCGAGACCGGCCAGACTGTCGAGGTCTATGTCCTCGCAGTAGATAAAGAAAGCAGAAAGATCAGCCTTTCGATAAATCCCAAAGTAGAACCCCAGAAGATCGCACTTCCCGAGGTTGGCGAAACCCTTGAGGGCAGGGTTGAAAAGATCATGCCCTTTGGCATTTTCGTAAAGCTCAAGAGCGGCCTGACAGGGCTCGTTCCAAACAATGAGATGGCGACCTCCCAGGGTGCTGACCATAAGAAGATGTTTCCTGAAGGCTCTGAGATGAAGGTGACGGTCATCGAAGTTGATACGGACAGCAACAAGGTCAAGCTCAGCAGAAAGGCTGCCATGGATATGGTGGTGAAACAGGAATATCAGGAGTATCTTACCGAGTCTGGCCAGACGACCGGTTCTTCGTCCAGCTTTGGAACATTCGGCGACCTCCTCAAGGCAAAACTGGAAGGGAAAAAATAG
- a CDS encoding YraN family protein yields MKNLGRKGEDLAAALCKEKGLTVIEKNFRTPFGEIDLIAKDGNIIVFIEVKTRTGDAYGAPFEAVTSRKRAKITKVAMSYLKRFRKEVPARFDVISISMKNGKPDLEYIQDAFEV; encoded by the coding sequence TTGAAAAATCTCGGCAGGAAGGGGGAAGACCTTGCAGCAGCTCTCTGCAAAGAAAAGGGGTTGACCGTAATCGAAAAGAACTTTCGCACCCCTTTTGGGGAAATTGACCTCATTGCGAAGGACGGCAATATCATTGTATTTATTGAAGTAAAGACACGAACAGGCGATGCCTATGGTGCTCCATTCGAGGCAGTGACCAGTCGCAAACGGGCAAAAATCACAAAAGTCGCCATGAGCTACCTGAAAAGATTCAGAAAAGAAGTGCCTGCACGCTTCGACGTTATCAGCATTTCCATGAAGAACGGAAAGCCGGATCTTGAATATATTCAGGACGCCTTTGAGGTTTGA
- the uvrB gene encoding excinuclease ABC subunit UvrB: MTPFRISTPFEPGGDQPQAIRRLTEGVNKGRKHQVLLGVTGSGKTFTIAQVIAKLGRPALIMAHNKTLAAQLYGEFKELFPENAVEFFVSYYDYYQPEAYLPTTDTYIEKDALINDDIDRLRHSATRAVLERRDVIVVASVSCIYGIGSPQDYMDMHLYLEENMQSERDAVLDRLVEIQYKRTDIEFKRGSFRVRGDVVEIYPSFAQDRAIRLEFFGDTLDAISEIDPLSGNRIRKMDKIALFPNSHWLTPRDRLETALKNIEQEMKEQVERFLQQGKIIEARRIEERTRFDMEMLKEFNYCHGIENYSRHLSGRAAGAPPYTLMHYFPEDFLMVIDESHATVPQIRGMYEGDRSRKQTLIDFGFRLPSALDNRPLKFDEFAEKVGQTIYVSATPAPYEVEHSGSRIIEQIIRPTGLLDPRPSVRPVSGQVQDLLGEIRKRAEKDERVLVTTLTKKMAEDLTDYYLELGIRTRYLHSDIDTLERVEIIRDLRLGKFDVLVGVNLLREGLDLPEVSLVAILDADKEGFLRSERSLIQTTGRAARNVNGEVIFYADKVTGSMKKALDETNRRRTLQEAHNREMGITPETIKSSIKDIAGSIYEADYWNIPIAAEEEAEYGVDEGTLKRLDAEMKEAAKKLDFERAAVIRDKIKEIKKKMLEIGVKSS, from the coding sequence ATGACCCCATTCAGGATTTCGACACCGTTTGAGCCCGGGGGGGACCAGCCACAGGCGATCAGAAGGCTCACTGAGGGAGTGAACAAGGGCAGGAAGCATCAGGTGCTGCTTGGTGTTACCGGCTCGGGAAAGACCTTTACAATCGCGCAGGTGATCGCAAAATTGGGGCGGCCTGCGCTTATCATGGCCCATAACAAGACGCTTGCTGCCCAGCTGTACGGCGAATTCAAGGAACTTTTTCCGGAGAATGCGGTCGAGTTTTTTGTGAGCTATTATGACTACTACCAGCCCGAGGCATACCTTCCAACTACTGATACCTATATAGAAAAAGACGCGCTCATCAACGACGACATAGACAGGCTGAGACACTCTGCAACGCGCGCTGTGCTCGAAAGAAGGGATGTGATCGTAGTGGCGTCGGTCTCCTGCATCTACGGCATAGGCTCTCCTCAGGATTACATGGATATGCACCTCTATCTTGAGGAGAATATGCAGTCTGAAAGGGACGCAGTCCTTGACAGGCTGGTCGAGATCCAGTACAAGCGGACAGATATCGAGTTCAAGCGGGGCAGTTTCAGAGTGCGGGGTGATGTGGTCGAGATTTACCCTTCTTTTGCACAGGACCGTGCAATTAGACTCGAATTCTTCGGCGATACGCTCGATGCCATCAGCGAGATAGACCCGCTGAGCGGCAACCGGATACGGAAGATGGACAAGATCGCCCTGTTCCCCAACAGCCATTGGCTTACGCCGAGGGACCGGCTCGAAACTGCGCTGAAGAATATCGAACAGGAGATGAAGGAGCAGGTCGAAAGGTTCCTGCAGCAGGGCAAGATCATCGAGGCGCGGAGGATCGAGGAACGGACGCGTTTTGACATGGAGATGCTGAAAGAGTTCAATTACTGCCACGGCATAGAGAACTACTCGCGTCATTTAAGCGGCAGAGCGGCCGGTGCGCCGCCCTATACGCTGATGCATTATTTCCCTGAGGACTTTTTGATGGTGATCGATGAATCACATGCGACCGTGCCCCAGATCCGGGGCATGTACGAAGGGGACCGGTCGAGAAAGCAGACGCTCATCGATTTCGGATTCAGGCTGCCATCGGCGCTTGACAACAGACCTCTGAAGTTCGATGAGTTTGCAGAGAAGGTCGGCCAGACCATTTATGTATCTGCAACACCCGCGCCGTATGAGGTGGAACATTCGGGCAGCAGGATCATTGAACAGATCATCCGGCCGACAGGCCTCCTTGACCCAAGGCCTTCTGTTCGTCCGGTTTCGGGTCAGGTCCAGGACCTGTTGGGCGAGATTCGCAAAAGAGCGGAAAAAGATGAACGGGTACTGGTGACGACGCTCACCAAAAAAATGGCAGAGGATCTGACCGATTATTATCTGGAACTCGGGATCAGGACCAGGTATCTGCACTCAGATATTGATACCCTCGAACGGGTGGAGATCATCAGAGACCTGCGACTGGGTAAATTCGATGTCCTCGTGGGTGTGAACCTGCTGAGGGAAGGGCTTGATCTGCCTGAGGTTTCGCTGGTGGCCATCCTCGATGCGGATAAGGAGGGCTTTCTCAGATCAGAGCGCTCGCTCATACAGACGACAGGGAGGGCAGCCCGAAATGTGAACGGGGAGGTAATATTTTATGCCGATAAGGTTACCGGCTCAATGAAAAAGGCTCTTGATGAAACGAACCGGAGGCGTACGCTGCAGGAGGCGCATAACCGGGAAATGGGTATCACGCCTGAAACGATAAAGAGCAGTATCAAGGACATTGCGGGTTCTATCTATGAGGCAGACTATTGGAATATACCAATTGCTGCAGAGGAAGAGGCTGAATATGGTGTTGACGAGGGAACGCTTAAGCGTCTGGATGCGGAGATGAAGGAAGCGGCCAAAAAACTCGATTTCGAACGCGCAGCAGTTATCCGGGATAAAATAAAAGAAATAAAAAAGAAGATGTTGGAGATAGGGGTGAAGAGTTCATAG
- a CDS encoding sigma-54-dependent Fis family transcriptional regulator, protein MENKGRILIVEDEKSMREVLKILLEDEGYEILSASDGQDGIRRIQEDIFDIVITDIKMPKADGFEVLKKVKEISPTSIVIMITAFGTTESTIEAMKLGAYDYIHKPFKIDEIRLIINKAFEKKRLSEEISVLREKVQTTYRIENIIGKSPRMQELFRLIPKVAQSSSTVLITGESGCGKELVAAALHNLSTRKNKNFVTINCATFPEGLLETELFGHVKGSFTGAVQNKEGLFEIADQGTILLDEIAEMPLSLQPKLLRVLENGTFRRVGGVADITVDVRVISATNRNLSDAIAAGSFREDLFYRLNVIPLQMPPLRERPEDIPLLLDHFFRKFSGGAKRLSSEALRILMKYPWKGNVRELENMVERVVLLTEGNTIFPDDLPEEFFTVARKESGVPDLDEEGVDLEKIIEEIEKGYLLKALAKSNGSKTDAAKLLNLTFRSFRHRLYKYGIK, encoded by the coding sequence ATGGAAAATAAGGGCAGAATTCTCATAGTCGAAGACGAAAAGAGCATGCGCGAGGTGCTGAAGATCCTTCTGGAGGACGAGGGGTATGAGATCCTTTCTGCCTCAGATGGTCAGGATGGCATCAGGAGGATACAGGAGGATATTTTCGATATCGTGATCACGGATATCAAGATGCCGAAGGCAGATGGTTTTGAAGTCCTCAAAAAAGTGAAGGAAATATCGCCCACCAGTATCGTAATCATGATCACGGCTTTTGGCACCACTGAATCGACGATCGAAGCAATGAAACTGGGGGCGTATGACTATATCCATAAGCCTTTCAAGATCGATGAAATCCGCCTTATCATCAATAAGGCTTTTGAGAAGAAGAGGCTCAGCGAGGAAATCTCTGTTCTCAGGGAGAAGGTACAGACTACCTATCGCATCGAGAACATCATCGGCAAAAGCCCCCGGATGCAGGAACTTTTCCGGCTCATTCCCAAAGTTGCCCAGAGCAGTTCTACGGTGCTGATTACCGGTGAAAGCGGCTGCGGCAAGGAGTTGGTTGCCGCAGCGCTGCATAACCTGAGCACAAGAAAGAACAAGAATTTTGTCACCATTAACTGCGCCACTTTTCCGGAAGGACTTCTTGAGACAGAGCTCTTTGGTCACGTAAAGGGTTCATTCACTGGGGCTGTCCAGAACAAGGAAGGGCTCTTCGAGATTGCGGACCAGGGGACGATCCTCCTTGACGAAATAGCTGAAATGCCGCTCTCCCTGCAGCCAAAGCTGTTGCGTGTCCTGGAAAATGGCACATTCAGGAGAGTAGGAGGTGTAGCTGACATCACCGTCGATGTCAGGGTCATATCCGCAACAAACAGGAATCTGTCAGACGCGATAGCCGCAGGGAGTTTCAGGGAGGACCTCTTCTATCGACTGAATGTTATCCCTCTGCAAATGCCCCCGCTCAGGGAACGGCCGGAGGATATCCCGCTTCTGCTGGATCATTTCTTCCGCAAATTTTCGGGAGGCGCAAAGAGGCTGTCTTCTGAGGCGCTCCGCATTCTCATGAAGTATCCCTGGAAGGGCAATGTGCGCGAACTTGAGAACATGGTCGAGCGGGTTGTCCTGCTGACAGAAGGGAATACGATCTTTCCTGACGACCTGCCCGAAGAATTTTTTACGGTAGCACGCAAAGAATCGGGGGTCCCTGATCTTGATGAGGAAGGCGTTGATCTTGAAAAGATCATCGAGGAGATTGAAAAGGGCTATCTCCTTAAGGCGTTGGCAAAATCCAATGGCAGCAAGACCGATGCGGCCAAGCTTCTCAATCTCACGTTCAGGTCATTCAGACACCGCTTATATAAATACGGGATAAAGTGA
- a CDS encoding type IV pilus twitching motility protein PilT — protein sequence MATIYDLLKVMIEKGASDLHITTGSPPRLRIDGKLIPLDHPQLTPVETKTLSYSILTDAQKHKFEENNELDLSFGVKGLSRFRGNIFMQRGAVAGAFRTIPFEIKTFQDLGLPEVVNDLVKRPRGLILCTGPTGSGKSTTLAAMVDRINSERYDHIITVEDPIEYLHGHKKCLINQREVHADTSSFKAALRYVLRQDPDVVLIGEMRDLETIEAALTVSETGHLTLATLHTNSAVQTINRIIDVFPPHQQEQIRVQLSFVLEGVLSQQLIAKKSGKGRALAIELLVPNAAIRNLIREDKIHQIYSMMQTGQGKFGMQTMNQSLIELYTKGHIAYEDAIARSPVPEEIIQMLQRLSSSPSARGR from the coding sequence ATGGCGACAATTTATGATCTGCTGAAAGTCATGATTGAGAAAGGTGCCTCTGACCTTCATATCACGACTGGAAGCCCCCCGAGACTCAGGATCGATGGTAAGCTTATTCCCCTTGATCATCCACAGCTTACGCCTGTCGAGACAAAAACCCTGTCCTACAGCATCCTGACGGATGCACAGAAACACAAGTTTGAAGAGAATAACGAGCTTGATCTCTCTTTCGGCGTGAAAGGGCTGAGCAGATTCAGAGGAAATATTTTTATGCAGAGGGGTGCTGTGGCCGGAGCGTTCAGAACCATTCCCTTTGAGATCAAAACCTTTCAGGACCTGGGGCTCCCTGAGGTGGTGAATGACCTGGTAAAAAGGCCGCGTGGACTTATTCTCTGCACAGGGCCCACGGGCAGCGGCAAGTCGACGACTCTTGCCGCCATGGTCGACCGGATAAACTCGGAACGTTATGATCATATCATCACGGTTGAAGATCCTATCGAATATCTGCACGGGCACAAAAAATGTCTTATCAACCAGAGAGAAGTCCATGCGGACACTTCCTCGTTCAAGGCAGCGCTCCGGTATGTTCTCAGGCAGGACCCTGATGTTGTACTTATCGGTGAGATGAGAGACCTTGAAACGATCGAAGCAGCGCTGACTGTTTCTGAAACCGGTCACCTGACTCTCGCAACGCTTCATACCAACTCGGCAGTGCAGACCATTAACCGAATCATCGATGTTTTCCCTCCGCACCAGCAGGAGCAGATTCGCGTTCAACTCTCCTTTGTTCTTGAAGGTGTATTGTCTCAGCAGTTGATTGCGAAAAAATCAGGCAAGGGGAGAGCGCTTGCCATCGAACTGCTTGTGCCGAACGCTGCCATCAGAAACCTGATCCGTGAGGACAAGATCCACCAGATTTATTCCATGATGCAGACAGGTCAGGGCAAGTTCGGAATGCAGACGATGAACCAGTCGCTCATTGAGCTGTATACCAAGGGACATATCGCATATGAAGATGCAATCGCCAGGTCGCCGGTACCTGAAGAAATAATCCAGATGTTGCAGAGGCTCAGTTCTTCTCCCTCTGCGCGTGGGAGGTAA
- the pilB gene encoding type IV-A pilus assembly ATPase PilB, which translates to MAAKLGQILIASSIITEDQLKQALNAQKREGGRLGTNLVKLGFIIEDKLVAFLSKQYGVPAINLSDYKIDSAVLKLVPADMAKKYLIMPVARVGATLTIAMADPSNVFAIDDVKFMTGYNVEVVVSSESAIINGITTYYLGKGENVLATTGSSQKSAATTNAILQAKDYTFTDSDLAAGADFGSTDDGPQVSVEDFDSIVGNALDGVDVLEERDDSEVVRDVEAPIVKLVNGIFVNAIKSGASDIHVEPYENSLRVRYRVDGVMYTVMNLPTKIKAALTSRIKIMSKLDIAERRLPQDGRIKLKLGKKREIDFRVSVLPCLFGEKTVLRLLDKANLQVDLTKLGFEVSAMDDFMEALNKPYGMILVTGPTGSGKTTTLYSALNHLNKADTNIMTAEDPVEYNFMGINQVQMKEEIGLTFAAALRSFLRQDPDIIMVGEIRDFETAEIGVKAALTGHLVLSTLHTNDAPGTISRLLNMGIEPFLVSSAVILIVAQRLARRICSGCKAEDPVPMLALTKIGYPEEEAKSLKVYKGKGCPTCNNTGYKGRVALYEVMLIKDELKELILEGASSAEIKKAAVRLGMKTLRMSGMTKIAEGVTTIEEVLRVTFGD; encoded by the coding sequence ATGGCGGCCAAACTCGGGCAAATTCTCATTGCCTCAAGCATTATTACTGAGGACCAGTTGAAGCAGGCCCTTAACGCCCAGAAGAGGGAAGGCGGAAGGCTTGGAACCAACCTGGTAAAACTTGGCTTTATTATAGAAGATAAACTCGTTGCATTTCTGAGTAAGCAGTATGGTGTCCCTGCGATAAACCTTTCTGATTACAAGATCGATTCCGCGGTGCTCAAGCTTGTTCCTGCTGACATGGCAAAAAAGTATCTGATCATGCCTGTAGCAAGAGTCGGAGCAACGCTCACCATCGCAATGGCTGATCCTTCTAATGTTTTTGCGATAGACGATGTCAAGTTTATGACCGGCTATAATGTTGAAGTTGTGGTCTCGAGCGAGAGCGCAATTATTAATGGCATCACGACCTACTATCTCGGCAAGGGCGAAAATGTCCTTGCAACTACCGGTTCATCGCAAAAGTCGGCTGCAACAACGAACGCTATTCTTCAGGCAAAAGACTATACCTTCACCGACTCTGACCTGGCGGCGGGAGCCGATTTTGGAAGCACGGACGATGGCCCGCAAGTGAGCGTCGAAGACTTTGATTCGATCGTTGGTAACGCCCTGGATGGTGTCGACGTTCTTGAGGAAAGAGATGATTCAGAAGTAGTAAGGGACGTAGAAGCGCCGATTGTAAAGCTGGTCAATGGCATCTTCGTTAACGCTATTAAATCAGGCGCAAGCGATATCCATGTCGAGCCGTATGAGAACTCCCTGAGAGTGAGATACCGTGTTGACGGCGTCATGTACACGGTCATGAACCTTCCCACGAAGATCAAGGCTGCGCTTACTTCGAGAATCAAGATTATGTCCAAGCTTGATATTGCAGAGCGCAGACTTCCGCAGGACGGTCGAATCAAACTCAAGTTAGGCAAGAAGCGTGAGATCGACTTCCGCGTATCGGTTCTTCCCTGTCTGTTCGGCGAAAAGACGGTTCTCCGACTCCTTGACAAGGCCAATCTGCAGGTCGACCTGACAAAGCTTGGTTTTGAGGTTTCTGCAATGGACGATTTCATGGAGGCCCTCAATAAACCCTATGGCATGATCCTGGTAACCGGTCCTACGGGAAGTGGTAAGACTACGACACTGTATTCTGCATTGAACCACCTTAATAAAGCAGATACGAATATCATGACCGCTGAAGATCCGGTCGAATACAATTTCATGGGCATTAACCAGGTGCAGATGAAAGAGGAGATAGGGCTGACCTTTGCTGCAGCCCTGAGGTCATTCCTCCGGCAGGATCCGGATATAATCATGGTCGGTGAGATCCGGGACTTCGAGACTGCTGAAATCGGCGTCAAAGCCGCTCTGACAGGACATCTCGTGCTGAGCACACTTCATACCAATGATGCTCCGGGCACGATAAGCAGACTTTTGAATATGGGTATTGAGCCGTTTCTTGTTTCATCTGCGGTTATCCTTATTGTTGCCCAGAGGCTTGCTCGGAGGATCTGCTCCGGCTGCAAGGCGGAAGATCCTGTCCCGATGCTGGCCCTGACCAAGATCGGTTATCCCGAGGAAGAAGCTAAGAGTTTGAAGGTCTATAAAGGCAAGGGGTGCCCGACCTGCAACAATACCGGGTACAAAGGCAGAGTTGCTCTCTATGAGGTGATGCTTATCAAGGATGAACTCAAGGAACTGATTCTTGAAGGGGCGTCTTCTGCAGAGATCAAAAAGGCTGCAGTGCGGCTTGGCATGAAGACCTTAAGAATGAGCGGCATGACAAAGATTGCAGAAGGCGTAACGACTATCGAAGAAGTGTTACGCGTCACCTTTGGTGATTAA
- a CDS encoding type II secretion system F family protein, translating into MATIFEWSGKTTKGLIETGEIAANSKDEVIAQLRKRSITATLVRPKEKAASRLSFGGGVKDKDIVIFTRQFATMIDAGLPLVQALDILSQQVESKSLAKALSIIKSDVEGGATYADALRKHPKVFTDLYANMVAAGESGGILDTILNRLAAYMEKAMKLKKKVKGAMIYPIVVSTIAIAVIAIIMIFVVPTFSKMFTSMGGTLPLPTLMVMKISSFLAGIGGVITAMLIAAAVVGFKQIRKTEKGTAMTDRLFLKLPIFGILLRKVAVAKFTRTLGTLISSGVPILDGLEITAKTAGNKIIEYAVMEVRQAVTEGKTLAEPLMKSKVFPPMVTHMISVGEATGALDAMLNKIADFYDDEVDAAVGNLTAMMEPMLMVFLGGSVGFIVIAMYLPIFKLITLIK; encoded by the coding sequence ATGGCAACGATATTTGAATGGTCAGGTAAGACAACCAAGGGATTGATAGAGACCGGTGAGATTGCCGCCAACTCGAAGGACGAGGTGATTGCCCAGCTGAGAAAGAGGAGTATTACCGCTACACTGGTCCGCCCAAAGGAAAAGGCCGCAAGCAGGCTCAGTTTCGGCGGCGGGGTCAAAGACAAGGACATCGTTATTTTTACCCGGCAGTTTGCCACTATGATAGATGCAGGTCTGCCGCTTGTTCAGGCCCTTGATATCCTTTCACAGCAGGTTGAGAGCAAGTCGCTGGCGAAAGCCCTTTCGATTATCAAGAGTGATGTCGAAGGAGGTGCTACCTATGCTGATGCGCTCAGGAAGCATCCCAAGGTCTTTACTGACCTGTATGCGAATATGGTGGCTGCTGGTGAATCAGGAGGTATTCTCGATACCATACTGAACAGGCTTGCAGCCTACATGGAAAAGGCGATGAAACTGAAGAAGAAGGTCAAGGGAGCGATGATCTATCCGATCGTTGTTTCGACGATAGCGATTGCAGTTATTGCGATCATCATGATCTTTGTTGTGCCGACTTTTTCAAAGATGTTTACATCTATGGGCGGCACACTTCCGCTGCCTACGCTGATGGTTATGAAGATCAGCAGTTTTCTTGCAGGTATCGGAGGAGTGATCACCGCGATGCTGATCGCTGCGGCAGTTGTCGGGTTTAAGCAGATCCGCAAGACCGAAAAAGGGACAGCCATGACCGATCGTCTCTTCCTAAAACTGCCCATTTTCGGTATTCTGCTCAGGAAGGTCGCGGTAGCCAAGTTTACCCGGACGCTCGGAACCTTGATCAGCAGCGGTGTCCCGATTCTGGACGGTCTTGAGATCACGGCAAAAACAGCGGGCAACAAGATTATCGAGTATGCAGTCATGGAGGTCAGGCAGGCCGTTACCGAAGGAAAGACGCTTGCTGAGCCGCTTATGAAATCCAAGGTTTTCCCGCCCATGGTCACACATATGATCTCGGTCGGTGAGGCCACCGGCGCACTCGACGCCATGCTTAACAAGATAGCTGATTTTTATGACGATGAAGTTGACGCTGCGGTCGGAAACCTGACCGCTATGATGGAGCCGATGCTCATGGTCTTCCTCGGAGGGTCGGTCGGATTTATTGTTATTGCCATGTATCTGCCCATATTCAAGCTAATCACCCTCATTAAGTAA
- a CDS encoding PAS domain S-box protein has protein sequence MHLRLKALIVFRALFVSLLLGSAFIFKIEFFPNPRAISFFIISLYALTIIYVLFIRRVKKMILFAYIQLVLDVFAEIALIYITGGLESWFSFTLILTVMSSSIVLNQKAGYIIASMSCILYGALLDLQFYGLIPIPYEGSVLEKQFLYNIFIHTISFYVTAYLAGYLSSRLEETVEKLAEKDTHLRDLELFNMKVIESLPSGLVTTDIEGKVLIFNRAAEQITGMAKNEIIGSTIENALPFLKIPIREGRQDGILTRQNHEKKIIGIHISILRDISGKETGFIGIFQDLTALKELENEMKNKEKWAAIGELSANIAHEIRNPLASLRGSIEMLREGKIPDKHRDKLMGIAINETERLNTIVTDFLTYSRPKPLDIQTVDLNSLLRDTLELLRNRAQSMGDIIVRQECEGELLVSLDPLKIRQVFWNLGINALEAMEKGGELTVSTKETRDRVAVIFSDTGPGMSKDDIEKIFYPFHTTKERGTGLGLSIAHRIVEEHQGNIMVRSNPGSGTTFEIILPRTYGK, from the coding sequence TTGCATCTACGACTCAAGGCCCTGATCGTATTCAGGGCCTTGTTTGTCAGCCTGCTTCTTGGCTCAGCCTTCATCTTTAAAATAGAATTTTTCCCGAACCCGCGCGCAATATCTTTTTTTATTATCTCCCTGTACGCACTGACAATCATCTATGTCCTGTTTATACGGCGGGTAAAAAAGATGATTCTCTTCGCCTACATCCAGCTTGTCCTCGATGTCTTTGCCGAGATTGCGCTGATCTATATAACCGGTGGGCTTGAGAGCTGGTTTTCCTTTACCCTGATCCTTACGGTAATGTCCTCAAGCATTGTGCTGAATCAGAAGGCCGGGTATATTATCGCAAGCATGAGCTGCATCCTGTATGGAGCCCTGCTCGATCTGCAATTTTACGGACTGATCCCGATTCCCTATGAAGGCAGCGTGCTCGAAAAACAGTTTCTCTATAATATTTTCATCCATACGATATCGTTTTATGTAACCGCCTATCTTGCGGGGTATCTCTCGTCACGGCTCGAAGAGACCGTAGAGAAGCTGGCGGAGAAGGACACTCATCTCAGAGACCTGGAACTTTTCAATATGAAGGTCATCGAGAGCTTGCCCAGTGGCCTTGTCACTACCGATATTGAGGGAAAGGTGCTTATCTTCAACAGGGCTGCAGAGCAGATTACCGGCATGGCAAAAAACGAGATTATCGGCAGCACCATAGAGAATGCCCTGCCATTTTTGAAGATTCCGATCCGGGAAGGACGACAGGACGGGATCTTGACCAGACAGAATCACGAGAAGAAGATCATCGGGATACATATTTCGATTCTGAGGGATATCAGCGGCAAGGAAACGGGATTCATCGGCATTTTTCAGGATCTGACTGCGTTGAAAGAACTTGAAAATGAAATGAAAAATAAGGAAAAATGGGCGGCAATCGGCGAACTATCCGCGAATATTGCACATGAGATCAGAAATCCTCTTGCTTCCCTTAGAGGATCCATCGAGATGCTCAGAGAAGGCAAGATTCCGGATAAGCACCGGGACAAGCTGATGGGCATTGCCATTAACGAGACAGAGAGACTGAACACTATCGTGACGGATTTCCTCACCTATTCAAGGCCCAAGCCGCTTGATATTCAGACCGTAGACCTGAATTCGCTTCTGAGGGATACGCTTGAGCTCCTTAGAAACAGAGCACAGAGCATGGGGGATATTATTGTCCGGCAGGAGTGTGAAGGGGAACTGCTGGTTTCTCTGGATCCGCTGAAGATAAGACAGGTTTTCTGGAACCTGGGCATCAACGCACTTGAGGCCATGGAAAAGGGTGGGGAACTTACGGTCTCCACAAAAGAGACCCGGGACAGGGTAGCGGTTATATTTTCTGATACAGGACCGGGAATGTCGAAGGATGATATTGAAAAGATCTTTTATCCCTTCCATACGACAAAAGAGCGGGGAACCGGACTTGGGTTGTCCATTGCCCACAGGATCGTGGAAGAGCATCAGGGGAATATTATGGTGCGGAGCAACCCTGGATCAGGGACAACCTTTGAGATTATACTACCGAGGACCTATGGAAAATAA